The genomic DNA TTTGCCCTGATACTTCTTGGCAAAATCCTGTGCCTTTTTTTCTGCTTCAGCCAGATCAGCATGCAGCTTCGGATCATCCATCCCTGCGTAAAGGGCTGAAAGATCCCAACGCGGAAGAGAGGCCGCCCCCTGCCCTGCAGGTGTGTTGGCAACGGTACCGGCTTGTGTTGCAAAAACCGGAAGCGAATGTGAACGGAGGGAATGCGCTGTGTGTTCCATATTGAACACTTTACAGTGCATTTCTGCTGGAAGCGAGAGGCCGTGAACACAAGCGCGGTTCACATGCACAACAGATATGAAAAACAAATGGGCGGAAGGTTTCCCCTCCGCCCATCTGCTTCTGTCAGCTTGCAATCAGCCTTATGGTTCAGGCTGTTTTTTCTAGCTGCTGCTCCGGCACCGTAAAGCCGATAATACGGGCGTAATCCTTGGGAACAACGTGCCAGAAGTGCGGCAGAACCTCATCCCATTTATGCAGCAACATGCTGGCATAAGCAGAACCTGTTTCTTCCACATGCCGTTCAACAAGGCCGCGCAGCATCTGTTCCCATTTAGGTTCAGTTACGCGCACCCATAGCAAGGATTCGGGGTTTACCCGGCTATCAAACACATTGCTCTTGTCCAGCACAAAGGCCATGCCGCCGGTAAAGCCCGCGCCAAAGTTATCACCCACATCATCCAGCACCACTACGGTGCCGCCAGTCATGTATTCACACCCGTTAGACCCACAGCCTTCTACAACTGCGGTTGCGCCAGAGTTACGCACGGCAAAGCGTTCACCCGCCTGCCCTGCGGCATATAGTTCACCCGCAGTGGCCCCATACAGAACCGTGTTACCGATAATGGCGTTCTTGTTAGATACCAACGTGGAGGACGGAGAAGGACGCACCGTAATGGTTGCGCCAGAAAGCCCTTTACCCACGTAATCGTTGGCATCGCCCAGCACTTCCAGCTTGAGCCCCTGCACGGCAAACGCCCCCAGAGACTGACCGGCAGAACCACGCAGGCGCACTGTAAGATGCCCCGGTGCCAATGTTTTCATGCCAAACTGACGCACGATCAAAGAGGAAATGCGCGTGCCAATGGCGCGCTGGGTGTTCTGCACATTGTAGTGCAGCTGCATTTTTTCACCATGATCGAACAGCGGCTTAGCATCGCCAATCATCTGCGCATCCAGCGTATCGGGCACTTCATTCCGGCCATCCAGAGTGCAGTAGCGCGCAAACGGCCCCGGATCTGCCTGAGACAGCAGAGAGTTCAGATCCAGATCATCCAGATAATCATCCCCGCGGGAAACCTGCCGCAGCAGATCCGTGCGCCCGATAATTTCATCCAGAGAGCGGAAGCCCAGCGAAGCCAGAATATTCCGCACATCCTCTGCAATGAAGGAGAACAGGTTGATGACCTTTTCTGGCGTACCTTCAAATTTGGCACGCATTTTGGGGTCCTGCGAACACACGCCCACCGGGCAGGTGTTGGAATGGCACTGGCGCACCATAATGCAGCCCATGGCCACAAGGCTAGCCGTGCCAATACCAAATTCCTCAGCCCCAAGCATGGCGGCTATCACCACATCACGCCCGGTTTTGATGCCACCATCGGCCCGCAAACGCACACGATGGCGCAGGCGGTTAAGCATAAGCACCTGATGTGTTTCTGCCAGCCCAAGCTCCCACGGCAAGCCCGCATATTTAATGGAGCTTAGCGGACTTGCGCCTGTGCCACCACAGTGGCCGGAAATCAGAATGGCATCAGCTTTTGCCTTGGCCACACCAGCGGCAATGGTGCCAATACCAGAACGTGCCACCAGCTTAACGGTAACCGTTGCTTCCGGGTTAATCTGCTTCAGATCGTAAATCAGCTGCGCCAGATCTTCGATCGAATAGATATCATGGTGCGGTGGCGGAGAAATCAGCGTCACACCCGGTGTGGCATGGCGCAGCTTGGCAATTAGCTCCGTGACCTTAAAGCCCGGAAGCTGCCCACCTTCACCCGGTTTGGCACCCTGTGCCACCTTGATTTCCAACTCACGGCAATCATTCAGATACTGCGCCGTTACACCAAAGCGGCCAGATGCCACCTGTTTGATGGCGGAAGATGCGTTATCCCCATTCGGGCGTGGCTTGGCGCGTGCCGGATCTTCCCCACCCTCACCAGAATCGGATTTTGCACCAATGCGGTTCATCGCGATGGAAAGCGTTTCATGCGCTTCCGGGCTGAGCGCACCCAGGGAAATTGCCGGAGAAATCAGGCGTTTACGCAGTTGCGTAATACTTTCCACTTCTTCTACCGGAATAGGCGTGCGCCCATCACGGAAGTCCAGCAGATCACGCAGGGCTACAGGCGGCTGAGCATGTACGGCATCTGCATAGCGCTGGTAGATGGTAAAGCTGCCAGTGGCCACTGCTGTTTGCAACATATGGATAAGGCCGCCATCAAAAGCGTGCTGCTCCCCACTCCGGCGCAGCTTGTAAAGGCCACCCACCGGCAGAGTGAGCGCATTGGTTGCAGCCCATGCACGTTCGTGCAGTTGCAGCACGTTGCGCGCAATACCGGAAAGCCCAATACCAGAAATACGCGAAGGCATGCCCGGGAAGAATTCTGCCGTAAGCGCGCGGGAAAGGCCCACCGCCTCAAAATTACAGCCGCCACGATAAGATGCCACGATGGAAATACCCATCTTAGACATGATCTTGAGCAGGCCTTTATCCACCGCTTTACGGTAGCGTTCCATGCACTCACGCAGGCTCATCTGCCCAAACAGACCACGGCGATGCCGGTCTGCAATGCTTTCCTGCGCCAGATAGGGGTTAACCGTGGTGGCGCCCACGCCAATTGTTACCGCAATGGCGTGCACATCCAGCGCCGTAGCTGTACGCACGTTCAGAGACGTAAATGTGCGCAAGGATGTGCGCACCAGATGCGTATGCACAGCACCTGTCGCCAAAATCATGGGGATAGATGCACGTTCGGCAGACTGATCTTCATCCGTCAGGAACACGTGGGTGCACCCACCGCGCACACCTTCTTCTGC from Acetobacter ascendens includes the following:
- the gltB gene encoding glutamate synthase large subunit, giving the protein MDMEQFPNTVSAESGEEFLKAWDSNVAALDGLYDPADERDSCGVGLVAALDGKRRREVVEAGIAALKAIWHRGAVDADGKTGDGAGIHVEIPQEFFADAITSTGDRPDESRIAVGQVFLPKTDLAAQEQCRQIIETQILAFGYGIYGWRQVPIDTSCIGEKANATRPEIEQILIRNLPNKGEEEFERDLYVIRRRIEKAAIAAQVDLYICSLSCRSVIYKGMFLAEHLTEFYPDLLDERFVSRFAIYHQRYSTNTFPTWKLAQPFRRLAHNGEINTISGNINWMKSHETRLSHPDLDPWMADIKPLVQAGGSDTATLDNVYELLTFAGRDAPFAKALMIPASVSGNSSMKPAHRDMFTYCNAVMEPWDGPAALCATDGRWVVAGLDRSGLRPLRYTVTTDNLLIVGSETGMVRVPENAIVSRGRLGPGEMIGVDLQEAKLYGNTELLDLLAARQDFSSWIKRTQKIGHIVRSDVTEPVYYEGEELRRRQLAVGSTLEELEAILHPMVSTASEAIGSMGDDTPLAVLSPRYRGLAHYFRQMFSQVTNPPIDSLRESRVMSLTTRLGNLGNILDQSPEQCDMLQLPSPVLTSGEYEGLRNFTGASGCVIDCTFSSKDGEAGLREAIARIRREAEEGVRGGCTHVFLTDEDQSAERASIPMILATGAVHTHLVRTSLRTFTSLNVRTATALDVHAIAVTIGVGATTVNPYLAQESIADRHRRGLFGQMSLRECMERYRKAVDKGLLKIMSKMGISIVASYRGGCNFEAVGLSRALTAEFFPGMPSRISGIGLSGIARNVLQLHERAWAATNALTLPVGGLYKLRRSGEQHAFDGGLIHMLQTAVATGSFTIYQRYADAVHAQPPVALRDLLDFRDGRTPIPVEEVESITQLRKRLISPAISLGALSPEAHETLSIAMNRIGAKSDSGEGGEDPARAKPRPNGDNASSAIKQVASGRFGVTAQYLNDCRELEIKVAQGAKPGEGGQLPGFKVTELIAKLRHATPGVTLISPPPHHDIYSIEDLAQLIYDLKQINPEATVTVKLVARSGIGTIAAGVAKAKADAILISGHCGGTGASPLSSIKYAGLPWELGLAETHQVLMLNRLRHRVRLRADGGIKTGRDVVIAAMLGAEEFGIGTASLVAMGCIMVRQCHSNTCPVGVCSQDPKMRAKFEGTPEKVINLFSFIAEDVRNILASLGFRSLDEIIGRTDLLRQVSRGDDYLDDLDLNSLLSQADPGPFARYCTLDGRNEVPDTLDAQMIGDAKPLFDHGEKMQLHYNVQNTQRAIGTRISSLIVRQFGMKTLAPGHLTVRLRGSAGQSLGAFAVQGLKLEVLGDANDYVGKGLSGATITVRPSPSSTLVSNKNAIIGNTVLYGATAGELYAAGQAGERFAVRNSGATAVVEGCGSNGCEYMTGGTVVVLDDVGDNFGAGFTGGMAFVLDKSNVFDSRVNPESLLWVRVTEPKWEQMLRGLVERHVEETGSAYASMLLHKWDEVLPHFWHVVPKDYARIIGFTVPEQQLEKTA